One Pseudomonas brassicacearum genomic region harbors:
- a CDS encoding SCP2 sterol-binding domain-containing protein, with amino-acid sequence MTSVADAVQAMKAKFNPAAAAGLDLVFGFRIDDTKNFSLIVKDSTCELQEGENPDAQVTLVMDGETLEGIVSGETDGMQAFMGGKLRAEGDMMLAMKLSELFPS; translated from the coding sequence ATGACCTCCGTAGCCGACGCCGTACAAGCCATGAAAGCCAAGTTCAACCCAGCCGCCGCTGCCGGCCTGGACCTGGTATTCGGTTTCCGCATCGACGATACCAAGAATTTCTCGCTGATCGTCAAGGACAGCACCTGCGAACTGCAGGAAGGTGAAAACCCGGACGCCCAGGTGACCCTGGTCATGGACGGCGAAACCCTCGAAGGGATCGTCAGCGGTGAAACCGACGGCATGCAAGCGTTCATGGGCGGCAAGCTGCGCGCCGAAGGCGACATGATGCTGGCGATGAAACTGTCCGAGCTGTTCCCAAGCTGA
- a CDS encoding histidine phosphatase family protein, with translation MGSIYLIRHGQASFGADDYDVLSPNGVRQAQVLGSHLAELGVVFDRCLSGDLRRQQDTATGALGQMSAAGLPVPELEIDAAFNEFDADAVIRALLPDMLPEEPGALDILRNAAQNRAEFQRIFALIVERWLSGRYDPPGLESWLGFVERVQAGLQRILEQADNTQKIAVFTSGGTITALLHLITQIPARQAFEMNWQIVNTSLNHLKFRGREVALASFNSHAHLQLLKAPDLITFR, from the coding sequence GTGGGCAGCATCTATCTGATTCGACATGGCCAGGCCTCCTTCGGTGCGGACGACTACGATGTCCTGTCGCCCAACGGTGTGCGCCAGGCGCAAGTGCTCGGCAGCCACCTGGCTGAGCTCGGTGTCGTATTCGATCGTTGCCTCTCGGGAGACCTGCGTCGTCAACAGGACACCGCCACGGGCGCGCTGGGCCAGATGTCCGCCGCCGGGCTACCGGTTCCCGAGCTGGAAATCGACGCCGCGTTCAATGAGTTCGATGCCGACGCGGTAATCCGCGCCCTGCTTCCAGATATGCTCCCCGAGGAACCCGGAGCCCTGGACATCCTGCGCAACGCCGCACAGAACCGCGCCGAATTCCAACGCATCTTTGCGTTGATCGTCGAGCGCTGGCTCAGCGGCCGCTACGACCCGCCCGGGTTGGAAAGCTGGCTGGGGTTCGTCGAGCGGGTCCAGGCCGGTCTGCAGCGCATCCTGGAACAAGCCGACAATACGCAGAAGATCGCCGTGTTCACCTCCGGCGGCACCATCACCGCCCTGCTCCACCTGATCACTCAGATACCGGCCCGACAGGCTTTCGAAATGAACTGGCAAATCGTCAACACCTCGCTCAACCACCTGAAATTCAGGGGCCGCGAGGTGGCCCTGGCTTCCTTCAACAGTCATGCCCACCTGCAACTGCTGAAGGCCCCGGACCTCATCACCTTTCGCTGA